The sequence below is a genomic window from Sparus aurata chromosome 6, fSpaAur1.1, whole genome shotgun sequence.
gaaatacaGCCTCTTATGAGTTGTATTGTCCTTCAAAGGTATTtcagcaggtaaaaaaaaagactggacTGCTTATAATCTAGGCCATTGAGCAGGTAAAATAATGGACAGTCATAAGGATAATTGCAATAGAGATCAATTCTTCATTTTATACATTACCCATCTGTAAATCATGTTAATAAAAGTCTAGCTACAATTGTGATTATTCGGTTTCAAGAAACGTTACAGAAATACCTTTGCTATTACCACGGACATAAAGTTAGTTGTATGTGTAGTTATGACTGTTATATATCCAGATGAAAACAGCTGTAGACGGATATAAACTGGGCGATACAGCTTTACCAGGCCGCGCGCGCACCGGAAACGTCACGGCTGCCTGAGAGGCAGAACTCAGGGAGCAGGAGTCTCGAAGTCCTTAGCAACGGTTGCTATCAactcaggctgctgtgtgtcctCAGAGGTGACGCTgagttttgactttttaaaaactttgaaCTGGTGAgatcatttcttatttttccttGACAGTAGACACTTCTTCGATATCTTTCAAATGTCACCTAACTATAACCGGCAAATGCTCAATATTTCTCCTTGACAGTTAGCAAGATCCATGGCTACCCACGGttgtttacttttattttgtcaagCTAACCTAGGTAGCTACTGGCGAATGTgtgttgtgagcagttttagattgcctgtttttgtttatgATGCATTGGATTAAACCTAAATTCAACATTATGAACGAAGCGACCTAGAGCAGTGCACACTTGATGTTTGTGAGAATACTGTAAATGTGCGTTGTTCAATGTAAAACTATTGGGGAGAAACTTCACATTCTGTGCTGTTAAAGAATGCATCAATCAAATTAAATAGATTATGTACTTGCTTTTCAAGTAAATACttaagacaaaaagacaaattataTCTATAGCATTTCTCTCACATAAACTGCCACTTCAAAACTAATGTAGGAAATGGATATACTGGATATAATTTCCCATTCTTCGTTTAAGGCTGACTTCAGTGATGTAAAACACAGACAAGGTCTGTCAATCAAAAGATGCTCCCTGGTTATCACTGAAAAAAGGTTACTTTTTAGTGTCATATTCAGATTTCAGTCTGGGTTTCAAAGCTGAATATGGGACTAAATGTCTATTATTAATTAAACTTAATGGTCAGAGAAGATGACATTTACACTCGCTCAGCATCactttgttgtttatgtttgtctCTTGAAGCCCAGCGTCACCATGCCTCGAGGCAGATCAGCCATAAGTGCGCGCTCAGATATCAGTGAGATGGATACTGATGGCACAGgtaatgttgttgttattgacTATTCGATGTTGATGCTGTCTATCTTTTGTTGTTGAAATAGCTATAATGTGCAtgtgatgtttattttatttttttctattaaagCAGAAGCAGAGATAGCCAAACTGCAAAGACAGTTCAGGATCATGGAAGGAGATCGGCAGGCCTACAGCCTTCAGGCCCGCGAGCCGATCCGCAAACAACAGTGAATAATCACCACACCTATATcacattttcagctgttttagTTTGCTGTTTTGTAAAATTTGCCTGATCGGCTGTTGATGTGTGATGTGGATAAAAGGCAGGAGATAGAGAGTCTtctgaaggagcaggaggagctgcaTAGAAACAAAAGTGCGCGCAAGAGCTTTTCACAGCAACAGCCGGACAGTGAGGACACCCAGCGTCTTCGCACACTGCTGGGGCAGCAAGACATGCTGAAGGAAGAGCTGgggaaagaaaagcagtgtCAAAACGATATAGAGAAAGAGGTAAAATAAGTCCTTTTCACTTTTAGGATTATAATTTTCGCATCACTTCATGTTTAATCGCAATTTTGGTCACAAATCAAGGTTATCCGTCatgtgtttgtaatgtgtgCAGATCGCAAACATGCAGTTGAAGCTTGCGGGGCTGAGAAAAGGGGAGGTCAGCACTGGTAATAAACAGAAGTCTGAGGATCGACGGACTCGAAAGGCCATACGCACTCTGGAATACAAACTGGACAGAGTAAGCCATGAAACTCAATACAACGAAAACACCTTTAAAACAGACAGATCTCATATCATTACCATGTTGAGGTTATATTCTTGTTCATTGTTCATTTATAATACATTTCCACAAGCACATATCTTAACatattattgtattgtatggTTTGCATATTTTCTGTGTCTTGCTCAGGCCTTAACTTGCTTCAATGAGCAACTGACCAGGAACAGCCAGCTGAGAGAAGAGTTACAGTCTCTTCATATTGAGCGTGTCCGTTTCCAGCAGTTACAAAAAAGGCTGGacaaggtcagaggtcacaccacagatgattttttttgtttagcatCCTTGTTATTTAGTCCATTACTCAAGCACCTCTCTGCATTGGCTCTTGTGGGTTGTAGGAACTGTACGATATCCGCAAGAAGATCGGGGAAATCGTCAGCCTGTCCACTGCTGCTTATGATGTCAGGTCAGATTTGAGCCAGTTGTGTAACATAGTAAAAGTCAGGGCTGTGGTATGACATTCATGATTGCTCAATATCTTGTATCTCAGGGAAGAAGCCCAGTCCAAGATGACCATGATGAGGGAGAAGGCAGTGAAGGACCTTGCCCAGTTTAACACTGAGATGAAGGAACTGGAGAGGGTTATTGCACATGAGTGGAGTCTGAAAGAGTTCATGACCACCAAGTGCAGCGAGAGGAGTGGGCAGGAGGGTGGCCAGGAGACGGGACACAGGCAGAGTAAGGCATATTATGCTGTAGCTAATAATGTAgtaataatcataaaaatggGAAAAGTGACAGTGATGCTATCAGTGATGATAACAACACTGGCAGTGATTATTCAGTGGGGAATCCCGACAATTATCAGCGTGTGCTTCATGAATAACCAGGCACAGTTTCCTACAATATATTCCATGAGCACAAGCGAGGGAGAGGAATCCCATCTGATGAATATGTAGCACAAACGTAAGGTCCTcgtaaaatgatgaaaaagagCCTACTGTAGCCATATGGAGAGAGGTTTTAGGGAATAATGTATGTTCTCGGTGTTGTACTCCAACACAAGTACAGATCTGATTCAAAagtaaacatttaaagaaacagtCTTTGAATCTTGAACATTGATTCATTATTCCTTGTCTGTAGAATAATAACAACTGTGAGACAGGACATTTGGCCTTGGTGAAATAAGTGCCATACATCTTATATCCTAGTAGATGGTAGTAAAGTTCAATAGTGACTAAACATAGccacatgaataaatataataacTCCATGTCACAATCCACATTCATCAGTAATCCCTGTCATTGGTCCATGTCAAACTTCATATGGAAAGCAGCCGTTATGGAGTTTCATTAGTAAGATGGTACAATTTGTTAAGTATTTTCTGGTTTTCACAAATGTATGTTCAGTATGTGAAATACTTCCTATTTAGAATGACATAATATAGGCACAGCTGAGATGAGGCTCGCACTTGGCACAACCCTATTTTGACAGAATTCTCATAGTTTTGGAAATATACCCGACACATATAGTGGTTGCGCTTGCAGATTTGAATCAACTTATTtgcagggttgggagggttactttaaaaatgtattcagtaaCGTAGTCCAAGTATTgcaatatgaaaataatgtaGCCTGATTACTCTTCGTTACTTGCAGATTACTTAATTTAATACCAAACGTGCAAATAAAGACTAGAGAAATGAAATATCAATAAGATTTTTCTGTAACTTGCAGAAAAgtatacagttatttatatacaaatatactgtacatatactgtacatgtagaAACCCAGAAAGTAATAGTTCTTCAGTGCATTTTTTGACTTTGTGTCCTGGGGAATGTAGACTGCAACCTGATAATGTTGACACAATGTATGACatcttcattattttatgtGCTCACATGTATAAGaaatacttgttttgttttttttatttacttttttatattCCTGTTCAGTCAggaaaaacatgaacataactTTTTTACAGTACCGTAGTAGGCAACAGGATTTTAAAGCAGAAACAGTGTTAAGAAATCATATTGGCTCAGACACAAACAGTACATTCAGTCCTGCCAATGAGCActgtaataaataaaaggaTCCTTTTCACTTGTATGTTAACTTGTTTCAGCCACTGGTAGCAGCACTGTTACAAAAAGGAAACAAGTGATAAGAAACATGTTAATGTTAACGTCATTAATAGattgcagtgtttcccctagaattGTTTTCAGGCCCGGTGTTACCCACCGAAAAAAACCCTAAATAGACCAGACGCATGGGATGGTGTATTGGTGCAGTTGGATTAAGTCAGGTGGCACAGCAAGCAGTCTGCAATTCCACAATTATTATATTTGCATTCAATTTTTTGTTCAACCAGAGTGTATTCAAGATCACAAGGAGAGAGTGACTTATTAAGGTGCATACAGTACAAATGGAACATGCTACATTGGCACTTCAACCACACAGTGTGCATCGTTCTCTTTTgatttttctgggttttattgcttaccaaaaaaaaaaaagagagagagagagagaagctcctcaatcagaacaaaaatataagctaAACAACACATTGTAAACTTACCATGGGGAGTGTGGTACAACCAAGGGCTGTAGTTATGGTTATTAAGCCATTCGGGATCCCagccagatgttctgtgtttagctgtaTTTTGTTACCAGTCGGTCCGGGCCCGCGGTCACCCGTCGGACAGGGGTCGGCAGTCGGACCGGTGTCAGGGGCAGAAACGGTCCTCGAGCAGCCCCCCTCTCCACTGCAATCTGCCCCCCTTTCTTccgtctcacctgcacctgtcattttttctggagttgcctctgttactctccCTTCATCTATTTTCCTTGGCTCCGGAGTTTGgcagaaacatttctttatattaagttgtctgtcacccgcgatattattatttttttgcttcgGCGGCGCCATAGTTGGTTAGctaacaaaccttaaacatccCAGAATGTATGCCCGCGCTATCAGAAGCGGTACTCGCATCGTTACTAGGCAACGAAACAGGTTGACTCACGTTGCGCTGCACAGAGGCGCTCCTAATGtaaattattattgatttataaatgaattgataggtggcttatttttggcatattgatttttattttggcCTGGCGGCAGGTCTCCTTGTCCTGGCGGCCTGAacaatggtaggggaaacactggattGTTTCGACAATACTGAGGTGATGTTAATGCCGCTTGTTTGTCCCAGTGTCAGAGCtgaaggagcagaggaggatggACTCAGGGGAAGAGTCCCTGGACGCTCTGGAGGAGGTGTTTAAAAGGATCCAGACTGTGACAGGGGAGGACAACCTGGACATGCAGGTCACCAGGTTCATCCAGGGTACATCTTAATACCTTCACCTGACTATTTCATAATCAGCCATAAACATAGACAGTGCTTCTTACAGTTGTTTTTGGCTGTGGAACCCATCTTGCTTACTGTTGTGTTTAATGTATAGACAATGGCAATTACAGACATCTCTTTACTTTGAGATGGACAGAACAGAGGTTTAGAGGAACACTAAACACTCAAGCTAAATATATTTAAGGTCCCACTTTGATAAGAAGAATAATCTGTCTCAGtttaagaaatgtaaatgcatcCCTCTTCTGTGTTGGTGTTTCGCTGTGTAGATGAAGACCAGAACTTTGCACTCTTCAATTTTGTAAATGAGCAAAACAACGAGGCCGAGGCACTGAGGGATCGAATCAGCCAGGTGAGTCCTCTTCTTGACTGTGCCTGTGGACACACTCCTCATTCATTTCTTCCATTTTTAGCTTCATAAAATATCGTATTCAGTGTGACAGAAGAACACTCTTAATTTCTTGTATAAAGATTACAAGCATTTTATGTTAAGAACTTAAAAGGCTAGGCATTGGAAACTTCTTAGAGAATTCTAATTAGTTTTAGGAATGTGAATGAAAGCTAAGGAGGTCATTTTTGACAGCAGTTATAATGACTGAAAGGGAGGATGTAGTTTTCTTTAGCTCAAAGCAGTGATCTATCAGTTCTTCTGTTCACATGgcatgtgtttgtctgcagatACAAGCAGAGAGTGAGCAGTGTCAGGAAGCAGGTTTGAAACAGGAGCAGGATCATCGCTCTTTGCTGAGAGATATTGTTGAGCAGCAAAAGGAAACTGAGTCCCAAGCTGAGGACTATGAGCAACAAGCCAGCATCATAAGCGAAATCCTGGACAAGATTAAAACAGGTTTGGGAACTATTTGTTTTACgagatgcaatatgtaataattttatttcaaaataatgaacAATTAAtgaacattatcaacagaatgtaaagaaatcaaaatgtttaggttatgtcaaagacgtcaATGTTTTGGGTTGAAGAGATTTCCACTAATGTTAAATAGCTAACCCCAAgtctgaaaacctctttctctcaGCAGTCCAGAGTTCCTGTGCTAATGTTGTAAATACCAATACTCCCCTGGTAGTCGGGTTACCCTATTTGTTGGGAGTATGAAAtcaaggtggccaattcttacatatagcacctttaagtgTCGGAAATGTCTTGATTTCCTGGGAAGTTTCCTAGAAAGTTGTAATTTGGTAGCAATTATATGGACAATCAAGACAGTGTTTACTTTGTGTAAATCAAATTAATTGGTAGCACAAACTGGAGACTTTTATTCAGTGCACATCATGTCAGGTGGGAAAAGACACTTACAAAGAACAATCAGGAATAGTTAAAGGTGCAGCAACTGAGTTGGCTACCTGCTGAATTCATACATACAACAAATAGGTGGCAACGTAtgaccagagtaaccgctaacagTTGCTAAATGTAGCTAatgctgctaaatgtagcttTCTTTGCAAGTAagcttagttagctgtgcagctagcggccCGGACTTGGAGCTTGTGTACTAAGGTAGTGTTTACACCGCTGGTACAGGAGCTTTAGACCAGGATGGGCTGGGgcaagctggttagcatgctaacttcagtggatatctttacagcacaatacatagactttataatgtcaaaactgctgtTTATTTGCATTCTGTGATAATTTTAGCTAAAATTAATACACAATCCACCTTTAATGAAAAATCTTTTAATAGTTACATGGGTGACGTTACACCTTTGAGTAATTCTTATAGGAAAACACTAAAATTATTGTCAACTAGTTgttgcttttgtcacgaaaacACATTTGTCACATCTGGAAATTACGGACCtgtaaaatacagatttttcttaaaatacatgtttatcTGAAAAACATACACACCAAGTGATTACAGATAAGATAATACATACTGCAGACAGCGACAGTGTTAGATACTCCTGACTTGAGTTTCTCCTatctcacagaactgaacagCATCTTCTCCAAAATAGAGTGCGACCGCTCAGTGATTGAGGATGCACTGGGCTCCTCTACAGGGATCAGTGAGAACAACATCATGTCCTACCTCGGTCTGGTGGAACAGAAGACCAACGAGCTACTCACAATTCAAGCTTTCCTCAATTCAAAAGTAACCTGTCATCCTACATGCAGTTCTGTCCTACATTTTCTTACATACACTACCTGTTGTGTATGTAGCACCaagttattttctttctcttcttacaGGATGTAGAAAAGGAGTACAATCCGAAAGACCTGGCCACATTCCTTCTGGGTCAGAATCCAGAGCTGCTTCAGCAGAATATGGGCAGCCAACTTACAATCAACAGGTGGGCCTCTTATCTGTTCATTTTGATAAATCTATAAACACCTTGAGTGTCAGGTTGATGAGTGTGTCTCTGTTTTTGGACTCCTCAGTGTGGATTATGAAGCAGAAGAGTCTCCTGTCACTGATGAGGAAGAACAGCCACTTTCCCAAGATGAACTTCGCAGAAGAATAATGGAAAGGGTTAGTGCGATTAATCCTTCActtgagtgattttttttatggtttacGTCATGTTCAGTAAGtactttttattgatttgatttataggttctgcagagagagagtTCCGTCCGGCAGGCGGCAACCAAAGCATCAAAGATCAGTCAGCTGGACGGCAGACAGCGCCCTCTGGAAGACGCACTGATCTGACACGTTGACCTGATCAGCACATATTAAAAATGAGATCCTCATCTGCAGCTGAAGGGCCTTTATTGTAATATAGATCAATCGGGGTCATGAACCAGCTCGATTGGCCATGTGGAAAAGTTGCAGCTTGCACACGGAAACATTCAAAGCTTGATTATGTCATGTGTATGTCACCTATTATGATGAATCATTGGCACAGCCTGTATATTATATCTTGGTGTGATTTGTTTAGTTGTAACTAATTAGGTTTGTAGCTATAAAGATGCCTTTTCAGACTCTGGTAGCCAGCTGTCCTTTTGATGTGTGACTTGCCATCTGGCTTCGACTACACAATCTGGTCTCAGCACAGCCCTCCCTCGCTGGCAAGCCTTCATTACATGATACTTGCTGCTATGCTCAAAAGGAAAGGTTGGGGGCAGCAGAACCTTTTGTAATCATAATTGGCATGCTGAGACCTTGGTTGTGTTTCCAAAAAAGAGTGAGAAGCTTTTTAGCGCTCAATTCACTCGACACACTgattttgaacacatttttgtAGGTGTGAATAATTATAATGATTTTCCTCATTTGTTTGACTGAATCCCTCTCATTTATTTAGACTCTGAGATTACTTAAATAAGCTGTCCTTTATgacatttacattaaatgagTGCTCTGTTCATGTACACCACAGTCAGTGACGTCAGTCCCTGTTAATAAGACGGTCGGTGTGCGATCTTCAGGAGTttcaaatgtcatcttatcCAAACATCCTGGAGCCAGCCTGTGGTGGGGCAAAGATGTCAGTCACCGCCACAGAGAGCAACTTCCTTTGTACAAAAGAGTTAttttaagaaaacatatttttacataCAGCTCAGTGAAACAATTGACAAAAGAGTGTGACTATATTTAGGTTCTACAGCTCACACCGATGCCATCATACTTTCTTTCTGTACAGGGGAAAAGGGGGCTGATCTGAAATAAGTGTACCTGTCTAAACAGgaaaaaagacacattcaggTCACTATGTAAATTATCTAGCCGCTGTGGTTTCAGCGGCCTGTCCTCTTAAAGGTTTTTCCCAGGTTGAAGGTTGTGACAGAAGAGATTTCGGGAAGTGAAACTGCCACTCTGTAAACATTTATGACTGATCGACCAATGGCTTGGTTTGCTCAACATAATCCCCCCTCGCAGTCTCAACTGTGTGGCTATGAAAACAGATTATCAGAGATAAAAGGGCGCTGTGGAAAAGCAGAGGGGTGGCGGTGGTGGGAGATGAGATGGAGGAGGCTGCTTTCTTTGAAATTCTACTCTCACTTAGCCCCCTCCACTCCCAACAAATTCTCTGTGCACACGGCTCTCCGCATTGCCATAGAAACCTTCCTTTTAATCACAACAGAAACCTCATTTCCTACTCCTGACAAAGAGTCCTCATTGCCTGTAGAGACCGCCCGCATCAGCCATTTCCAAGGCCCACCTCCTTCAGCAGGCTGCACCTACCGGCAGCAGCACCCCTCCTCTCCATATAAGCACATTTTCCaccttttcttctccttttgcTCAACAGCTCCTCTGTTCTCTAACGCACCTTTCGCTAATCTGTTGTCATTTTCTTGTCATGCTTTTGTATACACTGTAGGCGGTTTGAAATTGTTGCATTTAGTTCAACTCATCCCGATTAAGAGGTTTAAATCCAAATGCTCACACACCCAACtgtgcaaacaaaaacatgtaagcACAGGTAGTGTTTCTCCACAGTCCCTATGCATGCCTGTTTCCCTCAGTCCACTCCAAAAACGCTGGAGTGCATTATCGCGTCAGGCAACCAGAACTTTATCTTGTTCTGCAAAACTGTTGTGAACTTTCGGCTCTCTACAGGCAAAGTTTTTACACGAGCGCCGTCTACTTCCTGTCCCCAGTCTTGTTCTGCTTTGTGAACAAACTATGTTAGCACTTACAAAATGCCTTGTTCCCTTTATCTCGACACAATGCTGTTATCTGGAAAACacccctgtcctctgtctcccGCTCtgtcctcccttctctctcagTCTGGTTTGTGTATTTGGGACTTGTGCCAGGTATTTCCCCAGTCAGTCTGCCTGCACCCAGAATGCTCCATCCCCTCGACGAATAGCCCCACCCCCtccccctgcctccctccttccctcccccccAACACTCACAACCTCCCTCCCACCCACATCCCACCCTCCCATGAGTGTTGCTAAGCAACCGCCCGCCATGAGTGCTGGTGCATTTTCCAGCCAATCAAATGACTGAACATATTTTTCAAAACGGTGTTGAGGAAGGAAAGAGGATCTCACTTCTTTATCAAGTCTCTCTTCATTTAGAGGATTTGCATTGCAGGTGCTGTTTCATCCTGCTGCACATGCACGCTTTGGAGAAGTGAGCCTTTGATCGTTTTCATCACAGGGATGCGCTCTCAGTTCACCGCTGGGTGGCAGCAGGATCAGTTTTCTCTGCTACCAGGAAGGCTGcaagaattttttatttttttttttactgctgttGCTAAGCAATCCTCACTCTCATGTCTTCTTACCTGTGAAACATTTGTGATTTTTACAGATGTCCCTGACAccattttgtctttgttttcaccattttgaaATGCACCATATtccatgagaaaaaacaaaaaaaatttggttgcactgaaaaaaaaactaaaaactattCAAATCCAGAGTATTAACCTTCAAAAACAAAGTATGATCACAATTCAGATAAACTCGAGACAAATTCTTGTTGAAGGAACGAACCGTGTCTGAGATCCAGGTTTGGGTTAAATGTTAGCCTTGGGCAGCCTCAGTTGACATCATGCAGGAGGCAGGAAATGTGCTCTTGAGCGATTAGGCCAGCAGCTCTTGTCTTCCACTTTACCAGCAGTGGAGATATCCATGCACTCTGTGGGTTCATATCATGAGAGGCTTCTCATTTTCTTTGCACACAAAAATATTACAGATATTTGAATCCACTGCTTTCATGTTTCAGGCGTGATCCAGCTGATCAAGTCCCATTTGAATGTTTCTTTATCAGTGATTTGTTTAACACTCTCCAGGTCCCTCTCTGAGTCCCTCCCCCCCTCGGTCCCCCTGTGTGCGAGTCCCTCATCTCAGCTTTGGTTGCTGTGCAGATGGCTCTTTGTTGGTGCTTCACAATGGGTCTAAGGTCAGTGCGCCTCATGCCATCAACACACTCAAACTTCTCCACTCCAGCTGTCTTCGTGGCTTTATTTGCAGCATATCCAAAATAATTCTGTCAAGCATCAGGGGCCGCTCTTGTGTACACCGTTAAACTGTGGTCTTGAATTTAGAGGAAGTTATAAAACCGCAGATGTAGCAGAGAGGACCTCTCGCGTAAACACGTTAACAGatatcatcttgttttttttccaacatctgAAACCACGCCTTTCGTCATAATCTCAGAAGCTCTCGTCACATTTCTTGATTCTTCATTCTTGGATGTGTCAGCTGGAGGCAACCTTTGCATCTGAAACAAAGCAGAGAGCAGAATATCAGATCAGCCAGAGAAATAGAAATGCAAATCCACCATCTGTTCTGTGATCCCAAACCAACCCTCGTTCATCATTCAAGAGAAAATGCaatagttacacatagcttACCCCTTGATAGTTATTAAGAGGATAACAAAATCCTATGTTctgtcaaaacataaaaacaaagtggtGGGGCaaaaattacacatttataAAAGCTCTTAACTCACTTAAAACACTCTGAGTCATccaaatcaaacacagacgACACTCTAATCTTTAACATGCACATACAAGCATCATCATTCTGTGTAAATATACAGAGATTTATAGTCCAATCATGCTCcaagacaattaaaaaaagatgttgtgTTTCGTCCTTTGAGGAACGGTACATTTTCTCATTGTACAGAGTCAAATCTGCAGAGCAGCGCAGGGTTCAGCAGCAGAGGGCCATGAGGTCCTCCTCAGCAGGAAGGAGCAGGTAGAGTGAATGGCGGGAAACtagaaggaggaggagcattTCTTGCAAAGCAGTTGGAATTACTGGAAATTTCCACTTTTCTCTGGCAAGGCAGTTCCAGGGGTGGAGCTAAGAGGTGAAGTAAATGAGGTGGTGCAGCTGAGGGTGATTTTTAAGCAGTGCAGAGGGACAACATCTGCTGCTCCTTTAAGCACAATCTCTTAAATACCAGGTTTATGAAAAAGCGAAAAAGACAGATTTAACTTGCATGCTAATATTGCATGGTGTTTAGTTATGATTTATCCTTTTTCATGTTTCACTGATATAATACTATAACATATTATACATGGACGCATTCACCTTTCATCAATATCCATGTTTTTATTATGCGTTCCTGTGTTTGCTCCATTATGCACCCTTACTGCACTCAAAGTCAGAGTCAGAACATGAGCCAACGTGGCAGCAACAAGTTATTGaatcatttttgtgtgttttagacAAGAAATCAGCACAAAATGTTGCACAATCATATAGCAAACACAGACAATAGTGCTATTTCAGGCGTGTTAATCAGGTCATCTGACTTGAATAAACTAAAGTCCTCACGAAAAGCAAGAGGTTTTGCAAGACCTATGAAAGACATTGTAAGATGATACAGTGGTGAAGTAGAAGAAATGTATTATGCATGTGTGGTATTGGTTTTAATACAGTGTATGATGTATTATTTCTGTGTGAGGAGGTACAAAGTGCTCACTGATAGATGATGTGCAATCGGACACTGTTTATGGTCAAGGATTGACTCATGCTTGTTTTTTGCTATCCCCTAGTTtgacagtaaataaatacatagagATATAAATACATGTGTTCTGACTACGTTTGATCACATCT
It includes:
- the odad1 gene encoding coiled-coil domain-containing protein 114 isoform X1 codes for the protein MPRGRSAISARSDISEMDTDGTAEAEIAKLQRQFRIMEGDRQAYSLQAREPIRKQQQEIESLLKEQEELHRNKSARKSFSQQQPDSEDTQRLRTLLGQQDMLKEELGKEKQCQNDIEKEIANMQLKLAGLRKGEVSTGNKQKSEDRRTRKAIRTLEYKLDRALTCFNEQLTRNSQLREELQSLHIERVRFQQLQKRLDKELYDIRKKIGEIVSLSTAAYDVREEAQSKMTMMREKAVKDLAQFNTEMKELERVIAHEWSLKEFMTTKCSERSGQEGGQETGHRQMSELKEQRRMDSGEESLDALEEVFKRIQTVTGEDNLDMQVTRFIQDEDQNFALFNFVNEQNNEAEALRDRISQIQAESEQCQEAGLKQEQDHRSLLRDIVEQQKETESQAEDYEQQASIISEILDKIKTELNSIFSKIECDRSVIEDALGSSTGISENNIMSYLGLVEQKTNELLTIQAFLNSKDVEKEYNPKDLATFLLGQNPELLQQNMGSQLTINSVDYEAEESPVTDEEEQPLSQDELRRRIMERVLQRESSVRQAATKASKISQLDGRQRPLEDALI
- the odad1 gene encoding coiled-coil domain-containing protein 114 isoform X2; amino-acid sequence: MPRGRSAISARSDISEMDTDGTEAEIAKLQRQFRIMEGDRQAYSLQAREPIRKQQQEIESLLKEQEELHRNKSARKSFSQQQPDSEDTQRLRTLLGQQDMLKEELGKEKQCQNDIEKEIANMQLKLAGLRKGEVSTGNKQKSEDRRTRKAIRTLEYKLDRALTCFNEQLTRNSQLREELQSLHIERVRFQQLQKRLDKELYDIRKKIGEIVSLSTAAYDVREEAQSKMTMMREKAVKDLAQFNTEMKELERVIAHEWSLKEFMTTKCSERSGQEGGQETGHRQMSELKEQRRMDSGEESLDALEEVFKRIQTVTGEDNLDMQVTRFIQDEDQNFALFNFVNEQNNEAEALRDRISQIQAESEQCQEAGLKQEQDHRSLLRDIVEQQKETESQAEDYEQQASIISEILDKIKTELNSIFSKIECDRSVIEDALGSSTGISENNIMSYLGLVEQKTNELLTIQAFLNSKDVEKEYNPKDLATFLLGQNPELLQQNMGSQLTINSVDYEAEESPVTDEEEQPLSQDELRRRIMERVLQRESSVRQAATKASKISQLDGRQRPLEDALI